The genomic segment CTGGGGGGCAGCAACCGGCCCAGGTTCCAGCCGGCGGAGCGCCTGGGCACGACGATCACGTCGCCCGGCGCCAACTCCACATCGTTGGCGCTGCCCTTGCTCACCTTGTTGAAGTCGTACTTGATCTCGGTGGCGGCGGCCGGGTCGGTTAGCAAGCCGCGGTGGATGATGATCCGGCCGGCGTCCGCGCGCTTGCTCAGCCCGCCGATGCGCTTGATGGCCTCGCCGACCGTGATCTTCTCGTACGCATAGAGACCCGGATCCGCCACCTCGCCGTCGAAGCGGATGCGGCCCGGGTCGGCGGGCGGCTTCGGGGCCTCGGCCGGCTTCTTCGGCTCCGGTGTGGGTGCCGGCGGGTCCTGGTCCGCTGCCGGTGTGGTCTTCACGGCCGCTGGCGGCTCCTCGGCGGGCGTGGGCGCTGCGGGGGCCGGCGCGGGCGGCTGGGGCCTTGGCATCACCATGAGCACGTCGCCGGGCATCAGGCGCGCGTTCTGGATCGGGTCGTTCGCCAGGGCGCGGCTTCCGTCGATGACGGCCAGGGCCGGGGCGCCCGCGCGCCGGAGCGTCACATGCTCGGCGTCGGCCTCCTCCCGGAAGCCGCCGGCCGCTTCGATGGCCTGCTTCACGGTCATGCCGGCATCGAAGGGAAGGATCCCCGGACGAGCAAAGGCTCCCATGGCCGCGACGGTGGGGGCGGGGGCCTTCGCGGCGGGCCTGGTGGGAACGCTCCGGGGCTTCGCCGT from the Chthonomonadales bacterium genome contains:
- a CDS encoding SLBB domain-containing protein, with amino-acid sequence MNTRVQIAICAISLLMGTGTAGASGHTKARKVKPRPAAQSTAKPRSVPTRPAAKAPAPTVAAMGAFARPGILPFDAGMTVKQAIEAAGGFREEADAEHVTLRRAGAPALAVIDGSRALANDPIQNARLMPGDVLMVMPRPQPPAPAPAAPTPAEEPPAAVKTTPAADQDPPAPTPEPKKPAEAPKPPADPGRIRFDGEVADPGLYAYEKITVGEAIKRIGGLSKRADAGRIIIHRGLLTDPAAATEIKYDFNKVSKGSANDVELAPGDVIVVPRRSAGWNLGRLLPPRRVMSAITGAIKKIGIGDVVGIIPGAAPVLGAAMPGK